The DNA window TCTTAACAAACAGCCAAACCCGTTGGCAACCTGTTTGCTCGTTTGTTCACATTATTGTCATAATTCGCCTCACCTTTGGCACCTGTCATGATTACGTAGGCCATGCACATATATTCAACTAAAAGCAAACGAAAAGGAGGCGGCGTTGATGAGAAGACGAATCGGTTTATTCCTTTGGATCGCGGCCGCTGCCGCTGCGTTTTTCCTCAACCTTTTAGGGCTTATGCAGCTGCTCCCGCTTTGGGCGACGATGCCGCTTTTGTTTTTCTCGTTGCTTGGGCTGGTGGCAGCCTGGAATCGCCGCCACCAGTTTAAGGGGTTTCCGTCCAAACGGATGTGGCTATAACGCCGCATCCGTTTTATTTTCCAAGCAGGCGTTCCATTTCTTCCAATTTCTCTGCAAACACTTGGCACGCTTGGCGGATCGGTTCGGCGCTTGTCATATCGACGCCCGCTTTTTTCAGCACCTCGATCGGATAATCGGAGCTGCCGGCTTTTAAAAAGTCGATATACCGTTTCACCGCCGGCTCTCCTTCCTCTAAAATCTGCCTGCTGAGCGCCGTCGCTGCGCTGAAGCCGGTCGCGTACTGATACACGTAATAGTTGTAATAAAAATGCGGGATGCGCGCCCATTCAAGGCCAATTTCTTCATCAACCACCATATCCTCGCCGAAATACTTTTTGTTCAAGTCATAATAGAGCGACGTGAGCGTCTTTGCCGTCAGCGCTTCCCCCTCCTGCGCTTTCAGATGGATCAAATGCTCGAACTCGGCAAACATCGTCTGCCGGAAGACGGTGCCGCGGAACCCTTCAAGATAATGGTTCAGCAAGTATAGCCGTTTTTTCTCATCGTCGATCGTTTTCAGCAAATGATCGTTCAACAACGCCTCATTGCATGTTGATGCCACTTCAGCAACAAAAATCGAATAATGGGCGTACGGATACGGCTGTGTTTTGCGCGTATAGTAGCTATGGACCGAGTGGCCGAACTCATGTACGAGCGTAAATAAGTTGTTTACGTTGTCTTGCCAGTTCAGCAAAATGTACGGATGAGTGCCGTACGCCCCTGATGAATAGGCTCCGCTTCGCTTTCCTCTATTTTCGCGCACATCGACCCAACGGTTCTCAAGCCCTTCCTTGATGATCGCCACATATTCCTCGCCAAGCGGCGCCAGCCCGTCAAGCATATATTGCTTCGCTTCGTCGTAGGTCACTTCCATTTTCACATCTTGCACAAGCGGGGCATATAAGTCGTACATATGCAACTCGTCGAGTCCAAGCACGTTTTTGCGCAGCCGGACATACCGGTGCAACAGCGGCAAATGCTCGTGAATCGTGGCAATTAAATTGTCATAGACGCTCTCCGGAATCTTGTTCGCATCCAATGCCGCTTCCCGCGCTGAGCTATAGCGGCGGACACGGGCGAAAAAGTTGTCTTTCTTCACCGTGCCCGCAAGCGTATTGGCAAACGTGTTCTGAAACTTCTCGTACGTATGGTATACCGCATGAAACGCATCGCGGCGAACGCGGCGGTCGGTGCTTTCCAAAAAGCGGATAAACCGGCCGTGCGTCACTTCCACCTCATCTCCGTTTTCGTCGCGGATCGTCGGGAACGTTAAGTCAGCATTGTTTAACGCACTGAACGTGGATGATGTCGCCTGCATGACCTCAGCCGCCTGTGCCAACAGCGCTTCTTCTTCAGCTGACAAGACGTGCGGGCGCTGGCGCGTAATTTCATCTAGCGCGTGTTCATACAGCCTGAGCGGTTCGTATTGCGCCAAAAACGAACGCAACACCGCTTCATCAATGTCCAACATTTCCGGCACGATAAACGCCATCGCGCTCGATGCTTCGCTGTACAAGCTTTTCGCCCGATCGTTGAGCCCTTGGTAAAACGCGTTCGTCGTGTCTTGGTCGTAGCGCATATGGGCGTATGTATACAGCTTGCCGAGGCGCATCGACACTTCATCTTGATATTGCAGCGCTTCATACATCACTTCTGGCGATTCGCGAAGCCGCCCTTTGTATTCGCTGATCTTCGGGATCAGCGCCTTCACTTGCTGAAACTCCTGTTCCCAAGCGTCATCGGTCGGGAAAATGTCCTCGAGCCGCCACGTTTCCTCGACAGGTATTTCGCTCCGGGACGGGAGCGACTTCGTTGCCTTGTTCTCTTCCACCGTCACAATCCCTCCTTGAACTATCGGTACACGAATTATTATTCACTATTTTCCCCCTCTTTTCCTGTTTTTTGCTCATTTTTCCCTTCAGTTCCAAACTCGAGCGTCACCCGATATGTCGCCAGCGCCGGCGTCCGGTGAATTTGCTCAAGAAGAGCGGCGTCTTGGCGGATGACATCCTCGACCGTTGCTGGAAACGACAGCGGCTTGGCCAAGCAAACCCCACTCCCCTTCTCACAGCGGAGATAGCCGAGCAAACTTAACCAATGTAAATACTCCCGGACGGCCTGTCGGTAAGTGTCCTGACCGGCAAGCGGCAGTCGGCGCGGCGCGAGCCGCCCGGTGCGGATTTTCCCATCAATCCACCGGAAGAGCGCCGCCAGCGGCAGCGGCTTTCCCTGCTGGCGAAGGAGCGGCAGAAGGACGTATGTTTGCCAAATGAATGGGGCCGTCTCCCATAAATAGCCACGCGGCAATGGCCAGCCGGCTTCAGTCGGAAATAGCGATGGGACGATGCCGGCTTGATAAAAATCGGCGCAAATGCGGCGAACTGACTTATTCGGATAAAGCGGGAACGTGCGGCGCCATTGTTTTTTCCCTTCAAGCCATTGTTCCCAAAATGTCGGCGGAAGCGGCTGCGGATGGGCGGCAGTCAAAGCGGCGAATGACAGCGAGGAAAGCGGAAGCGAATCGATGGTGGCCAACGTGCGGCGCACCGACAGCGGCAACGGTCGAGAAAGAAAGATAAAACGCTTCGTTTCCGGACTATAGTACCATACGTGAGGGACAGCGGAAAATGGA is part of the Geobacillus sp. 46C-IIa genome and encodes:
- the pepF gene encoding oligoendopeptidase F — encoded protein: MTVEENKATKSLPSRSEIPVEETWRLEDIFPTDDAWEQEFQQVKALIPKISEYKGRLRESPEVMYEALQYQDEVSMRLGKLYTYAHMRYDQDTTNAFYQGLNDRAKSLYSEASSAMAFIVPEMLDIDEAVLRSFLAQYEPLRLYEHALDEITRQRPHVLSAEEEALLAQAAEVMQATSSTFSALNNADLTFPTIRDENGDEVEVTHGRFIRFLESTDRRVRRDAFHAVYHTYEKFQNTFANTLAGTVKKDNFFARVRRYSSAREAALDANKIPESVYDNLIATIHEHLPLLHRYVRLRKNVLGLDELHMYDLYAPLVQDVKMEVTYDEAKQYMLDGLAPLGEEYVAIIKEGLENRWVDVRENRGKRSGAYSSGAYGTHPYILLNWQDNVNNLFTLVHEFGHSVHSYYTRKTQPYPYAHYSIFVAEVASTCNEALLNDHLLKTIDDEKKRLYLLNHYLEGFRGTVFRQTMFAEFEHLIHLKAQEGEALTAKTLTSLYYDLNKKYFGEDMVVDEEIGLEWARIPHFYYNYYVYQYATGFSAATALSRQILEEGEPAVKRYIDFLKAGSSDYPIEVLKKAGVDMTSAEPIRQACQVFAEKLEEMERLLGK
- a CDS encoding competence protein CoiA — translated: MFVAISADGRPISLAGAERWSPERLLELRNDEPFFCPACRKEVVLRSGRHRLPHFAHRKGTVCPFEHEPESERHLTGKHDLFAWLVRQGVEAKLEPYLTAIEQRPDVLFRYGPHLYALEYQCSPIDESLFCERNDGYRRLGIRPLWVLGAHHLRRSPKRPNEVSLSRFQWLFARRVPFSAVPHVWYYSPETKRFIFLSRPLPLSVRRTLATIDSLPLSSLSFAALTAAHPQPLPPTFWEQWLEGKKQWRRTFPLYPNKSVRRICADFYQAGIVPSLFPTEAGWPLPRGYLWETAPFIWQTYVLLPLLRQQGKPLPLAALFRWIDGKIRTGRLAPRRLPLAGQDTYRQAVREYLHWLSLLGYLRCEKGSGVCLAKPLSFPATVEDVIRQDAALLEQIHRTPALATYRVTLEFGTEGKNEQKTGKEGENSE